The window CGACGAACTCGCGTCGCGGGTTTTCGAGGAAGACCGCGAGGAATTGAAGCAGTTCGTCCACGATGTCTACCACGAGTACCTGCGGTTCGCGCTACGGCGGAACTATCTGAACTTCGGGATGCTCCAGCTGTTCGCGTTCGTCCTGCTCTGTGAGAACCACGAACTGCGCGAGGACGTCGCGTTCGAGTACGTGATGATCGACGAGTTCCAGGACTCCAGTGAGATCCAGTTCAAACTCGCGCTGTTGCTCTCGGGGACGAACAACATCTGCGTCGTCGGGGACTGGAAACAGAGCATCTACAGCTTCCAGTACGCCGACGTCGACAACATCGTCGAGTTCGAGAGCCGACTCGACCGGTTCGTCGACCAGCTGAACAGCGATCGGGAACGCGTCTCGTTCTCCACGAAGCCCGTCACCACCATCGAACTCGTCGAGAACTACCGCTCCACCCAGGAGATCCTCGACTTCTCGGAACACGGCCTGCGAGTTCCCGCGGCGAATCGCGACGACGTCGACGTTGAGTCCATTAACGACCGAATCGTCTCACTCCAGTCGAACGCGGACCACGAGAACACGACCATCGAGGCCATCCAGAGCGACGAGGAGCAGGAGGCAGTGCTGGCGAAGATTCAAGAGATCGTCGGCAACGAAACGTACCGCGTCGAGGACGAAGACGGTGATCTCCGGGAACCACGGTACGGGGACATCGCCGTGCTGACGCGCACTCGTGACTTCGGCCGCGAGTTGCTCGGGACCGCCGAGGAGTACGGCTTGCCGATGGCCTACGAGGGGGGTATCGAACTGTTCAGGACCGATCAGGCGAAACTCCTGCTCGCCTGGCTGCGCATCCTCGAAGACGACGTCGACCGCGGCTGGGCGGTCACACTGGAGCGAGCCGGCTACACACTCGACAAGGTCGACGCGATCCTCGAACGCGAGACGTATCCCGAGAACATGGTCGAGTTCCGCGAAGCGCTCCGGGGGATGGAGACGCTGGGCGGCGTCGCACGGCGTGTGTTCGCCCGCTACGGCTACGACGGGCCGACCGCCGACGTCGTCCTCCACACGCTCCAGTCCGTCCACAACGCGACGACACAGACCCGAGGTGACCTCATTCGGTTCATCGAACGGTCCATCGAGGCCGGCAGCACCCACGAAGTGCAGGCGGGTGCGGGGACGAACTCGGTGACCGTCCAGACGATTCACGCCACGAAGGGCCTCGAGTATCCCATCGTCATTCTCGCGAACATGAACAGCGGGCGCTTCCCGCCGGGCGGCGGTGGGAGCGGGGTCATCAGCTACGACGACCCGGTCGGCTTGCGCCAGCGGAAGGTGTACTCGGAGGAGGCCCACGGACTGCCACACGTCTACGACGACTGGCGGGCCGACGTCCTGCGGAAGTGCCTGCCTCGCGAGTACGACGAGGAACGCCGGCTTCTGTACGTCGCCATCACACGCGCCGAGAGCCACGTCGTCTTCACTGCTGGCGAGGAGCCGAACACCTTCATCGAGGAACTCCCGGTCGAGGTGGAGAGAGTCACGCCCGACGTCACAGAGACCACCCAAGAGAAGACCGAGCAGACTGCCCTCCAGGTCGAGATGTCTGTTCCAGCGGGCCCACGAGGCCACACGCCGCACACGCTCATGCGCGATGACGTCTTCGAGGACGTCGAGGGTGGCCGGGGGACCGAGTTCGGCACGCAGGTCCACGACTTCGCCGAGGCGTACGCACTCGATGAGGGTGTCGAGCCGCGGAATACTGACGAAGAACACGTCGAAGCGTTCCTCGACGGCCTCGATGGCGACCTGCTGGTCGAAGAAGACGCCTACCTCCCGCTGTCTGTCGGCAGTGAGCGCGTCACGATTTCGGGGGTCGTCGACCTCGTGCACGTGACACCGGATCGGGTCGAGATTGTCGACTACAAGACCGACCGTGGGCGACACGGTGAGGCGGAGTATCGCAAGCAACTGAGTGTGTACTACCGGGTCGCGTGCGAGGTCTATCCCGAGCGCGAGATCACTGCCAACATCTTTTACACGGAGACTGGAGATCGACAGGAGATCGAACCACTCTCTATCGACGAACTACGGCATCTCGTCAAGACAGTAGAACCAACTACAGGAGGCGGTGGTCAGGCGAGAGAGCAGTGACTGTGTGGTCTCGGGAACGTCCAGCAGGGAGACTAGGCGTACTCGGTTCGGTCGTGAACGGACTCTGAGGCTCCCTCGATCGCGTTCAGATACTGGCGGGCGCTCTCTTCGAGAGCCGTGACGTAGTCGTCGTACGTATCTACGTCGGGGTTGGTGGCGAGTTCGATCGATCGCAGTGGGTACGTTCCCATCACGCTCGACTCTTTTCGCTCACCACCCGTCTGCGGATAGACGATCGCACCGGGAGCTTCGAGGGCCAAAATATACGAAGTCAGCTGGTACACGTCGCCTGAAGAGGTCGATCCTGTTTTCCACTTGGCGTCAGCCACGGTGACTGGCGTGCCATCGTCACGAGT of the Salinirubrum litoreum genome contains:
- a CDS encoding UvrD-helicase domain-containing protein — translated: MTDLKPNDQQRELIDSTDGLYLVDAGAGTGKTFTVTRRYANVVSQDGVDPDDVLLVTFTNNAAAEMKERIVGNCHYGMRELADAPIQTFHSLCHDLLEEHGHAAPTYLGIDDRITGSTRIVEDELVEQALFGEFIDRFSDDHPEYDDHFRALSNPEELLDLINQLAAKGVFPDAEGWYRDSERHLDGDFAAFARQFDELNEPRNGGSKQSILRSKLYQYGQNKTYLPDAPEKSEIRGSGKQVPDELASRVFEEDREELKQFVHDVYHEYLRFALRRNYLNFGMLQLFAFVLLCENHELREDVAFEYVMIDEFQDSSEIQFKLALLLSGTNNICVVGDWKQSIYSFQYADVDNIVEFESRLDRFVDQLNSDRERVSFSTKPVTTIELVENYRSTQEILDFSEHGLRVPAANRDDVDVESINDRIVSLQSNADHENTTIEAIQSDEEQEAVLAKIQEIVGNETYRVEDEDGDLREPRYGDIAVLTRTRDFGRELLGTAEEYGLPMAYEGGIELFRTDQAKLLLAWLRILEDDVDRGWAVTLERAGYTLDKVDAILERETYPENMVEFREALRGMETLGGVARRVFARYGYDGPTADVVLHTLQSVHNATTQTRGDLIRFIERSIEAGSTHEVQAGAGTNSVTVQTIHATKGLEYPIVILANMNSGRFPPGGGGSGVISYDDPVGLRQRKVYSEEAHGLPHVYDDWRADVLRKCLPREYDEERRLLYVAITRAESHVVFTAGEEPNTFIEELPVEVERVTPDVTETTQEKTEQTALQVEMSVPAGPRGHTPHTLMRDDVFEDVEGGRGTEFGTQVHDFAEAYALDEGVEPRNTDEEHVEAFLDGLDGDLLVEEDAYLPLSVGSERVTISGVVDLVHVTPDRVEIVDYKTDRGRHGEAEYRKQLSVYYRVACEVYPEREITANIFYTETGDRQEIEPLSIDELRHLVKTVEPTTGGGGQAREQ